One part of the Engraulis encrasicolus isolate BLACKSEA-1 chromosome 17, IST_EnEncr_1.0, whole genome shotgun sequence genome encodes these proteins:
- the LOC134467138 gene encoding NACHT, LRR and PYD domains-containing protein 1 homolog, translating into MDWYVFTKELAQMQCSPAGPLMDIKLMSGELEEIHLPHFLCLGGCQLALKDVVKVLHEQDGGVYLETCELTRHHARLIQPSLSPRGLLYDFTAWLFGKVHASVLVYQCSEFHLVFRCYLLPEDAHLKQKVELDEEKCGGVKKLYPSPNNSLQINEFYSLSVVKSTNCVYPDELMLRYSETPNFFQVELPDPPPAFFHMQLFSSASRQELCGSPVWRAKFQTATQGRQTRSRHLTQGIASGRCSACRIGGAVDGRGEGEAGGVETIDGPSQPSKVPDSQIVAFVDGNMAKIIDRVAGVMSIADQLFPQGILGQETYADIQAAATSQAKMRKLYDGLRSAGAKGKLAFYRILQAQEPHLVEELWTAE; encoded by the exons ATGGACTGGTACGTCTTTACTAAAGAGCTGGCCCAAATGCAGTGCAGTCCAGCTGGTCCTCTGATGGACATCAAGCTCATGTCAGGAGAGCTGGAGGAGATCCACCTGCCTCATTTCCTGTGTTTGGGAGGGTGTCAGTTGGCCCTGAAGGATGTGGTCAAGGTTCTGCATGAGCAGGACGGTGGAGTATATTTGGAGACGTGTGAGCTGACCAGACACCATGCCAGACTTAtccagccctccctctctcctcgtgGACTTCTATACGATTTCACCGCCTGGCTTTTTGGAAAGGTGCATGCCAGCGTTCTGGTGTATCAGTGCAGTGAGTTCCACTTGGTATTTCGTTGCTACTTGCTGCCGGAGGATGCCCATCTGAAACAGAAGGTGGAGCTAGATGAGGAGAAATGTGGGGGGGTTAAAAAGCTTTATCCAAGCCCCAACAACTCTCTACAGATTAATGAATTTTACAGCCTGTCTGTGGTTAAGTCTACTAACTGTGTCTACCCGGATGAGCTGATGCTGAGGTACAGTGAAACCCCCAACTTCTTCCAGGTGGAGCTTCCTGATCCGCCCCCCGCCTTCTTCCACATGCAGTTATTCAGCTCAGCCAGCAGGCAGGAGCTGTGTGGATCACCTGTGTGGAGAGCAAAGTTCCAGACTGCAACACAAGGCAGGCAGACCAGGAGCAGACACCTGAcacaag GAATTGCCTCTGGCAGGTGTTCGGCATGCCGTATAGGTGGTGCAGTAGACGGACGAGGAGAAGGGGAGGCAGGAGGAGTGGAGACCATTG ATGGGCCATCACAACCCAGCAAGGTACCGGACAGCCAGATTGTGGCATTTGTGGATGGCAATATGGCGAAGATCATTGACAGAGTAGCAGGGGTGATGTCAATAGCAGACCAGCTCTTCCCCCAGGGTATTTTGGGCCAGGAGACCTACGCCGACATCCAAGCTGCTGCCACAAGTCAGGCCAAAATGAGGAAGCTGTATGATGGCCTGCGCTCAGCTGGGGCTAAGGGCAAACTGGCTTTTTACAGGATCCTACAGGCACAGGAGCCCCATCTAGTGGAGGAGCTATGGACTGCAGAATGA